A window of Apium graveolens cultivar Ventura chromosome 8, ASM990537v1, whole genome shotgun sequence contains these coding sequences:
- the LOC141677498 gene encoding ubiquitin-conjugating enzyme E2 2 yields the protein MSTPSRKRLMRDFKRLQQDPPAGISGAPQDNNIMLWNAVIFGPDDTPWDGGTFKLTLQFSEDYPNKPPTVRFVSRMFHPNIYADGSICLDILQNQWSPIYDVAAILTSIQSLLCDPNPNSPANSEAARMFSENKREYNRRVREVVEQSWTAD from the exons ATGTCAACGCCTTCAAGGAAAAGACTTATGAGGGATTTTAAGAGGTTGCAACAAGATCCACCTGCAGGCATCAGTGGCGCTCCTCAAGACAACAATATCATGTTGTGGAACGCCGTTATATTTGG TCCTGATGATACTCCATGGGACGGAG GTACGTTTAAGTTGACACTTCAGTTTTCAGAGGATTATCCGAACAAGCCACCAACAGTGCGTTTTGTTTCTCGGATGTTCCATCCAAACA TTTACGCTGATGGAAGCATATGCTTGGACATTCTACAAAATCAATGGAGTCCTATATATGATGTGGCTGCTATTCTCACCTCTATCCAG TCATTGCTTTGTGACCCAAATCCAAATTCACCTGCCAATTCGGAGGCTGCAAGGATGTTTAGTGAGAACAAACGTGAGTACAACAGAAGAGTACGTGAGGTTGTTGAGCAGAGCTGGACAGCCGACTGA